CCTAAATACATTCAAAAAACAACGAAATTCAAATTGCAACCAAGGAGTGTCAAGGAGCTCGAGAACTAAAATTCACAGTTCATACCTTTCATTTCACCCTTGGGATTCACGATAACCCCGGCATTATCTGCATAGCAGAAACAACCACATAAAAAATCATTCGAATAAAACAGCGTAACAGGATATCAAAAATCAAAGGCGAGAAAAAGTGCAATACCTTCGAAGTACATATAAACGCCGTCCTTTCGGCGCCATGGCTTGCGCTGACGGACGATGACGGCCGGCAACACCTTCTTACGGAGATCTGGCTTTCCCTTCTTGACAGTAGCCATAACCATGTCTCCAACACACGCTGAAGGCAACCGGTTCAACCTCCCCTTGATCCCCTTCACTGATATGATGTAGAGGTTCTTGGCGCCGGTGTTGTCGGCGCAGTTCACCGTCGCCGCCACCGGCAGACCCAGTGACATCCTAAACTTGTTCCCCGCCGATCCTCCGCGACCTGAAACGCCATAAATTGGTTAAGTAACACACGATGAACGACTTTAAGAAGAATTAATCGACGCATTTGATTGTCAATACGAACCTCTCTTCGACATTGTTGCGTCTCGGTTGAACTACACAAACCCTAAGCTTGCTTCTTTCTATTCTATATATGCATTCTGACTAGGGTTTAATCGCTATGGGTCTGGGCTTCGCTCTTATGTTCGGCCCATTACCATCCCAGGCCAGTTTCAATGTTTAACACATTAAGGAATGTAaggtgttttattttattatatactaatGAAAATAGTGTTAccttaaatatgtatatatatttaccCTTTTATgattcaaaaattgaaaatattattattatttataagtataaaataaatataaatatttttataattttattgtaaatatatttttttttgttttttatgtaatttttttattataaataattatgttaatttaaaaaacaatcaaataaaaaagtagttaaatttaaatgaataataacttgaaaataaaattattaaa
The sequence above is drawn from the Vigna radiata var. radiata cultivar VC1973A chromosome 3, Vradiata_ver6, whole genome shotgun sequence genome and encodes:
- the LOC106757220 gene encoding 60S ribosomal protein L23 codes for the protein MSKRGRGGSAGNKFRMSLGLPVAATVNCADNTGAKNLYIISVKGIKGRLNRLPSACVGDMVMATVKKGKPDLRKKVLPAVIVRQRKPWRRKDGVYMYFEDNAGVIVNPKGEMKGSAITGPIGKECADLWPRIASAANAIV